CGTCCGCGTGCTGGGCATCCCCAGCGGACGCGAAATCCTGCGCATCCCCTGCTTCGTTCCCGATGCGCTGGTGGGCTGGGGCCACACCAATGAGTCCAAGAAGGTCATGGGCACCAAGGCCGATGGCTCGCTGCGCTACACCGTGGCCGACACCCACCATGTGCACGCCTCCTACAAGGACGGCAACTACGACGGCCGCTACGCCTGGGTGAACGACAAGATCAACAGCCGCGTGGCGCGCATCCGTCTGGACTACTTCGTCTGCGACAAGATCACCCAGCTGCCCAATGTGCAGGGCTTCCACGGCATCTTCCCGGACAAGGCCGATCCGGTCGATCCGGCGATCAACTACACCACCCGCGTGTTCTGTGGCGGCGAGTTCAGCATCCCGCTGCCCAACGCCGGCACCGAGGACGAGAAGCAGTACCGCTCGCTGTTCAGCTGCCTGGACGCCGAGACCATGGAAGTGCGCTGGCAGGTGCTGCTGGACGGCAACTGCGACCTGGTGGCCACCAGCTACGACGGCAAGCTCGCCGCCACCAATCAGTACAACACCGAGATGGGCGCCAAGTACGAGGACATGATGTCCGCCGAGCGCGACAGCTGCGTGTTCTTCAACATCGCCCGTATCGAAGCGGCGGTGAAGGAGGGCAAGTTCAAGACCATCGGCAGCTCCAAAGTGCCGGTGGTGGACGGCACCCGCGAGTCCAACAAGGACCCCAAGACGGCGCTGACGGCCTATGTGAGTGTTCCGAAGAACCCGCACGGCGTGAACGCCAGCCCCGACGCCAAGTACTTCATCTGCGCCGGCAAGCTCTCGCCCACCGCCACGGTGATCGAACTGGCCAAGGTGCTGGAGTGGTTTGACGGCAAGCTGGAGAAGCTCGACGGCGCCATCGCCGCCGAGGTCGAACTGGGTCTGGGCCCGCTGCACACCGCCTTCGACGGCCGCGGCAATGCCTTCACCACCCTGTTCCTGGACAGCCAGGTGGTCAAGTGGAACGTCGAGAAGGCCATCGCCTTCCACAAGGGCGACAAGGCCGCCAAGTACGTGGTGGACCGCATCGACGTGCACTACCAGCCCGGCCACATCAACGCCTCGCAGAGCGAGACCAAGGCCGCCGACGGCAAGTTCCTGGCCGTGGGCTGCAAGTTCGCCAAAGACCGCTTCCTGCCCGTCGGCCCGCTGCACCCCGAGAACGAGCAGTTGATCGACATCAGCGGCGAGAAGATGGCCCTGTTGGGCGACCACCCGGTGCGTGGCGAGCCGCATGACTTCATCTTCTTCAAGCGCGATCTGCTCAAGCCCAAGGCCGTCTACAACATCGACGAGTTCCCGCACGCGGTGAAGGATGCCAAGGACAGCGGCGTGACGCGCAACGGCAAGAAGGTGACGGTCAAGATGACCTCGCTGGCCCCAGCCTTCAGCTTGCGCGAGTTCAAGGTTCGACGTGGTGACGAAGTGACCCTGATCCTGACCAACCTGGACAAGGTGCAGGACTTGACGCACGGCTTCGCGATCCCGGGCCACAACGTCAACTTCATCGTCAACCCGCAGGAGACGGCCTCGGTCACCTTCACGGCCGGTGAACCCGGCGTGTACTGGTGCTACTGCACGCACTTCTGCCATGCGCTTCATCTGGAGATGCGCACCCGCATGATCGTCGAGGCGTGATGGTGCCTGGGGCGGCGGCCCTGCCGCTGCCCCTCAATCGAATGGGAGGGCTTGTGAACCGACTCGAGCCCGGAACACAGGCTGAATAACGATGCCGGTCTTGCACTTTCTCGCGGCCCTGGTGGCCGCGTTTTTTCTTCTGACGGGCAGCGCCCGGGGCCAGGCCTATGAGGCCAGGCTGCCGGACGATCTGCACAGCTTCCCGGCACTGTGCGAGCGCGTGGCCTGCAACGATGTCTTTCCCGGTGCCGTGCGCTTCTCGCGCCGCTTGGGCCAGCCGCCCTATGTCGAGGCCTACGACGCCCAGAACCAATTGCTGGGCTATGTGATGCTATCCACCGACATCACCGACACGCCCGCCTATTCGGGCAAGCCGGTGGTGACGCTGATCGGCATGGACAAGGCCGGGCGCTTCGTCGGTTTCAAGGTGCTCAAGCACTCTGAGCCCATCTTGCTGCTGGGCATCCCGGAGTCCGCGCTCACCAAATTCCACGACCAGTACAAGGGCCACTCGGTGGCCGAGCAACTGGAAGTCGGCGGCGGCGGCGGCGAGGCCACGCACCTGGACGCGATCTCGGGCGCCACCGTCACCGTCATCGCGCAAAACCAGGTCATCACCACCTCGGGCCAGGCCGTGGCCGCCCAGGTCGGCATCCTGCCGCCCACGGTGCGCGAGCCGGCGCACTTCAAGCTGGCCGGCCGGCTACCGAGCTGGTCTGAACTGGTGTCCGAAGGCGCGGTGCAGCGCCTGGTGGTCACGCCCCAGCAGGTGGGCCTGCCGCCGGGGCCCGAGCCCTTCATCGAGCTGTGGTTCGGCAGCCTGGACCACCCCGAGATCGGCCAGGCCCTGCTCGGCCGCACGAATTGGGAGAGCCTGCGCAGCCGACTGCAGCCGCAAGACAAGGCGCTTTTCATCATCCGCACCGCCGGCCAGGAAAGCTTCAAGGGTTCGGGCTTCGTGCGCGGCGGCATCTACGACCGCATCCAAATCAAGCAGGGCCGCGACCTCTTCACCTTCCGCGACACCGACTACCTCAACCTCTACAGCCTGCAGGCCAGCGGCAGCCCCGAGTACAGCGAGGCGGCGATCTTCATCCTGCGCTCCAAGGCCTTCTCCGCGGCCCACCCCTGGCGCCTGAACTTCCTGGGCAACCGCGTGGACCGCGCCACCGGCCAGCGCAGCTTCGCCAACTTCGAGCAGCGCTACTGGCTGGACGACGAGCGCCTGGAAGGCGGCCGCCCGGCGGTGGATGACGGCAGCAGCGCCTGGAAGAAGGTCTGGGCCGCCCGCCCCTTCGCTTTGGCGGGTTTCATCGCCCTGCTGCTGGCCACGGCCCTGGTGTATTCGCAGCGCGAACGCCTGACACGCCGCTCCACCCACAAGAACAAATGGCCGGTCAACGGCTTCAAGTACACGGCCTGGGCGCTCTCCATCGGTTTTGTCGGCTTTGGCCTGCTGGCCCAGCCCTCCATCACCCAGGTGCTGACCTGGTTCCACTCACTGCTCTTCCAGTGGCAGTGGGAGCTCTTCCTCTCCGACCCCTTCATCTTCTGCTTCTGGGTCTTCATCATCCTGACGACCTTCGTCTGGGGTCGTGGCCTGTTCTGTGGCTGGCTCTGCCCCTTTGGCTCCCTGCAGGAGGGCCTGTTCAAGCTGGCCGGTCTGCTGGGCCTGAAGCGCTGGCAACGCCTGCCGCCCGTGGCCCTGCACCACAAGCTCAAGCAGCTGAAGTACGCGATCTTCTTCGGGCTCTTCGCGGTCTCGCTGTTTTCGATGACGGCAGCCGAGATGCTGGCCGAGGTGGAGCCTTTCAAGACCACCTTCCTGGTCGGCGTGCTGAACCGCAGCTGGCCCTATGGCCTGTTCGTGGCGGCCATCCTGGGCGTGGCGATCTTCATCGAGCGCCCCTACTGCAAATACCTCTGCCCGCTGGGCGCCTCGCTGGCCCTGCCCTCGACCTTTCGCTGGTTCGGTCTGCGCCGCAAGGCCGAGTGCAACTCTTGCCGGGCCTGCGCCAAGGGCTGCGGCTCGCTGGCCATCGACGCGGCCGGCCGCATCGACCACCGCGAGTGCCTGCACTGCCTGGACTGCATGGTGCTCTACACCGACACCCATGCCTGCCCGCCGCTGGCCAAGGAGCGCAAGGCGCGCGAGCGCACGGGGCAGCCGCTGACGGCCATCGACCGCCAGGGTTACTTCATCCCCATCATTCCGGTGGAGTCGCCGCGCACCATCGCTCCGGCACAGGATCCACGCACCGCCACCGAACCGGTTGCCCCGCCGCATCTGGCGCGCGAGCGCAGCCTGGCCTGGCTCTGGGCCGAGCTCTGCCATCACCTCCTACCCTGGCGCGCCAGCACCTGGCGCACGGCCGGTGCGCTGCAAATCGCCGGCATCGGCCTGGCCTTGGCCGCCACCCTGGCCTGGGTGCTGGCCTGGCAGAGCCGGCTCTCGGCCGCCGCCGTGGTGGGCTGGTGGATCGGCTGGTCGCTCTATGAAGTGCTGCTGAGGAAGAAAGGCATGAGCTTCATCAAGGACGGCCCGTGGTGGAAGGCGCAATATCGCCAAGCTGGCTGGCTGGACATGGTGGCTTACGTGGGATTCAAGAACTTGCTGATTGGCGCGGTGCTGTATTTGGGCCTCCAAGGTCTGGGACGCCTGGTGTGATCAAGCTCGGCTTGCTCGGGCTTTGCCTGTGGGCCATCGGCACCCAGGCCGCCACGCTGCGCGTGCGCCCCGGCGAGAACCTGCAAGCCGCGATCGACCAGGCCCAGGCGGGCGATGTGCTGGAAATCGAGCGCGCCCGCTTCGAAGGCAACTTCGTCGTCAGCAAGCCGCTGACCCTGCGCGGCATCGAGCGCCCGCTGCTGAGCGGCGCAGGCTTTGGGCACACGCTGACGATCAAAGCCCCCGATGTGGTGGTGGAAGGCCTGCGCGTGCAGAACAGCGGCATCGAGCTGGTCCAACAGAACGCCGGCATCTGGGTCGCGCCCGGCGCCCACCGGGCCCAGATCCGGCGCTGCGCGCTGTCCTACAACCTGTTCGGGCTGTGGATCGAGAAGGCCAATGACGTGGTGGCCGAGGGCAACAACATCACCGGCCTGCGCGACCTGAACTCGCCGCAGCGCGGCAATGGCATCCAGCTCTACAACACCCGGGGCGCCCGCATCCTGAACAACGAGATCAGCTTCGTGCGCGACGCCCTGTATGTGGACGTCTCGCACGACGCCATCTTTCGCGGCAACCGGCTGCATCACAGCCGCTACGGCACGCACTACATGAACAGCTATCGCAACCTCTGGGAGGGCAACGAGAGCTTTCGCAACCGCGGCGGCCTGGCCCTGATGGAGGTGCGCGACAACGTGGTGCGCAACAACAAGACCTGGGGCAATAGCGACCACGGCATCATGCTGAGGACGCTCACCGACTCGGTCATCGAGGGCAATGTGATCGCCGGCAATGCGCGCGGCTTCTTCATCTACGACGTCGAGTACGCGACGCTGAAGAACAACCTGGTGGTAGACAACCGCATCGGCGTGCACCTGGCCGCACTGTCCACCCGCAACACCGTGCAGGGCAATGACTTCATCGCCAACCGCGAGCAGGTCAAGTATGTCGGCACCCGCGACGAGGCCTGGGGCGGCGCAGATCCCCACAACCACACGCAGGGCAACCATTTCAGCAACTACCTCGGCTGGGACCGCAACGGCGACGGTGTGGGCGATGTCCGCTTCGAGGCCAATGACCTGGTGGATCGACTGAGCTGGCGCCACCCCAGCATGCGCCTGCTACTGGCCAGCCCGGCCGTGCAGGCCCTGCGCCTGGTGGGCCAGCAGTTCCCGGTGCTGCGCGCGCCCTCGGTGGTGGATGCCCACCCGCGCATGCAGCCCCAGCAAACCCAATGGAAGGACTGGCTTGGACGCCATTTCTCACACTGACGCGATCCGCCTGCTGGCGGTGCGCAAGGCCTTCGGCGCGCTGCAGGCCGTGGATGGCGTGGACCTGCAGGTGCCGCGCGGCGAACTGTTCGGCCTGATCGGTCACAACGGCGCAGGCAAGAGCACGCTGTTCCGCATCATGCTGGGCCTGGCCACGGCCGACAGCGGCTCGGTCGAAGTGGCCGGCTGCGCGGTAGGTGGCCCGCAATGGCGCGAGGCCCGGCGCCGCATCGGCTATCTGCCCGAGCAGCTCGCGCTCTATGACAACCTGAACGCCCGCGAGACCCTGGCCTTCTTCGCCCGGCTCAAGGGCGCCTCGACCGAACAGATCGAACCCCTGCTGGCCCGCGTGGGGCTGACGGCGGCGGCCGACCGACCGGTGCGCACCTACAGCAAGGGCATGCGCCAACGCCTGGGCCTGGCCCAGGCGCTGTTGGGCAGCCCCCAGGTACTGTTCCTGGACGAACCGAGCAACGGCCTGGATCCGCAAGCCATTCGCGAGTTCTACGACTTGCTGGCCGAGCTGCGCGCGCAAGGCGTGACGGTGATCATCACCTCGCACATCCTGGCCGAGTTGCAGCAGCGCGTGGACCGGCTCGCCATCCTGGCCAATGGCCGCGTGGTGGCGCAGGGCAGCGTGCAGGCCCTGCGCGAGCAGCTTGCCCTGCCCCTCGAGGTGGCGCTGCGCGGCAGCCCCGCGCTGCTGCAACAGGCCGCCAGCGTGGCCGGGGCCGCCCATGCGCCGCGCCATCAAGACGGCCTGCTGCACCTGCGCTGTGAACGCGCGGACAAGATGACCCTGCTGGCCCGCCTAGCACCGCTGGCCGCGCAGCTGGAGGACCTGCAGATCCACGAGCCCAGCCTGGAAGACCTGTACTTCGGAGTGGCGCGATGAGCCTACTGCCTGCAGACGGCCCCGCCGTTCCGACCCCGATCCCGATCCCGATGCCGGTGCCTTCAGGGGCCG
Above is a window of Inhella inkyongensis DNA encoding:
- the nosZ gene encoding TAT-dependent nitrous-oxide reductase is translated as MSDNKTPQEATPELGRRRFFNTTAIVGLTAGLAACSDKGGNATAPAAGSAPAGHATAANASHLKPGELDSYYGLWSGGHTGDVRVLGIPSGREILRIPCFVPDALVGWGHTNESKKVMGTKADGSLRYTVADTHHVHASYKDGNYDGRYAWVNDKINSRVARIRLDYFVCDKITQLPNVQGFHGIFPDKADPVDPAINYTTRVFCGGEFSIPLPNAGTEDEKQYRSLFSCLDAETMEVRWQVLLDGNCDLVATSYDGKLAATNQYNTEMGAKYEDMMSAERDSCVFFNIARIEAAVKEGKFKTIGSSKVPVVDGTRESNKDPKTALTAYVSVPKNPHGVNASPDAKYFICAGKLSPTATVIELAKVLEWFDGKLEKLDGAIAAEVELGLGPLHTAFDGRGNAFTTLFLDSQVVKWNVEKAIAFHKGDKAAKYVVDRIDVHYQPGHINASQSETKAADGKFLAVGCKFAKDRFLPVGPLHPENEQLIDISGEKMALLGDHPVRGEPHDFIFFKRDLLKPKAVYNIDEFPHAVKDAKDSGVTRNGKKVTVKMTSLAPAFSLREFKVRRGDEVTLILTNLDKVQDLTHGFAIPGHNVNFIVNPQETASVTFTAGEPGVYWCYCTHFCHALHLEMRTRMIVEA
- a CDS encoding NosR/NirI family protein, translated to MPVLHFLAALVAAFFLLTGSARGQAYEARLPDDLHSFPALCERVACNDVFPGAVRFSRRLGQPPYVEAYDAQNQLLGYVMLSTDITDTPAYSGKPVVTLIGMDKAGRFVGFKVLKHSEPILLLGIPESALTKFHDQYKGHSVAEQLEVGGGGGEATHLDAISGATVTVIAQNQVITTSGQAVAAQVGILPPTVREPAHFKLAGRLPSWSELVSEGAVQRLVVTPQQVGLPPGPEPFIELWFGSLDHPEIGQALLGRTNWESLRSRLQPQDKALFIIRTAGQESFKGSGFVRGGIYDRIQIKQGRDLFTFRDTDYLNLYSLQASGSPEYSEAAIFILRSKAFSAAHPWRLNFLGNRVDRATGQRSFANFEQRYWLDDERLEGGRPAVDDGSSAWKKVWAARPFALAGFIALLLATALVYSQRERLTRRSTHKNKWPVNGFKYTAWALSIGFVGFGLLAQPSITQVLTWFHSLLFQWQWELFLSDPFIFCFWVFIILTTFVWGRGLFCGWLCPFGSLQEGLFKLAGLLGLKRWQRLPPVALHHKLKQLKYAIFFGLFAVSLFSMTAAEMLAEVEPFKTTFLVGVLNRSWPYGLFVAAILGVAIFIERPYCKYLCPLGASLALPSTFRWFGLRRKAECNSCRACAKGCGSLAIDAAGRIDHRECLHCLDCMVLYTDTHACPPLAKERKARERTGQPLTAIDRQGYFIPIIPVESPRTIAPAQDPRTATEPVAPPHLARERSLAWLWAELCHHLLPWRASTWRTAGALQIAGIGLALAATLAWVLAWQSRLSAAAVVGWWIGWSLYEVLLRKKGMSFIKDGPWWKAQYRQAGWLDMVAYVGFKNLLIGAVLYLGLQGLGRLV
- a CDS encoding nitrous oxide reductase family maturation protein NosD; this encodes MIKLGLLGLCLWAIGTQAATLRVRPGENLQAAIDQAQAGDVLEIERARFEGNFVVSKPLTLRGIERPLLSGAGFGHTLTIKAPDVVVEGLRVQNSGIELVQQNAGIWVAPGAHRAQIRRCALSYNLFGLWIEKANDVVAEGNNITGLRDLNSPQRGNGIQLYNTRGARILNNEISFVRDALYVDVSHDAIFRGNRLHHSRYGTHYMNSYRNLWEGNESFRNRGGLALMEVRDNVVRNNKTWGNSDHGIMLRTLTDSVIEGNVIAGNARGFFIYDVEYATLKNNLVVDNRIGVHLAALSTRNTVQGNDFIANREQVKYVGTRDEAWGGADPHNHTQGNHFSNYLGWDRNGDGVGDVRFEANDLVDRLSWRHPSMRLLLASPAVQALRLVGQQFPVLRAPSVVDAHPRMQPQQTQWKDWLGRHFSH
- a CDS encoding ABC transporter ATP-binding protein; protein product: MPTRACSPSKPNGRTGLDAISHTDAIRLLAVRKAFGALQAVDGVDLQVPRGELFGLIGHNGAGKSTLFRIMLGLATADSGSVEVAGCAVGGPQWREARRRIGYLPEQLALYDNLNARETLAFFARLKGASTEQIEPLLARVGLTAAADRPVRTYSKGMRQRLGLAQALLGSPQVLFLDEPSNGLDPQAIREFYDLLAELRAQGVTVIITSHILAELQQRVDRLAILANGRVVAQGSVQALREQLALPLEVALRGSPALLQQAASVAGAAHAPRHQDGLLHLRCERADKMTLLARLAPLAAQLEDLQIHEPSLEDLYFGVAR